The following are from one region of the Arachis duranensis cultivar V14167 chromosome 10, aradu.V14167.gnm2.J7QH, whole genome shotgun sequence genome:
- the LOC110276252 gene encoding uncharacterized protein LOC110276252 — protein MISRKYCWVIRRYNGSHTCTRATISQDHSKLDSLTIAEAIKPLVEADPSLKVKSVIAEVQSKFNYTVSYRKAWLAKQRAVEKIFGGWKASFEALPIWFEAMCHKEPSAVVHFETMPAYQGDDLVGDIRVLHRIFWSYYPCIRAFRYCKPVVQVDGTHLYKKYKGCLLVAVSQDGNNNIVPIAFAIVEGETSDAWHFFLSNLRQHVVTRDGVGLISDRHKSINAAVERSNGAWSPPRAFHMFCIRHIESNFLRKFKAPYLQKLVVNIGYSRTVREYEVRYQRLRERGEAYTNWLNRIPREQYALAFDGGYRWGHMTTNLVECINSVLKGARNLPITALVKATFYRLNELFTRKRAEVEARISAGHVFSDVVTSKLHANQLASGNIQVSCFDRLNEVFEVREMPSGLEFAVDLRGLRCDCGEFHVDRIPCRYVFACCANQRLDWKLYVHDVYKMDQVRRVYRARFRPLGNPTTWPAYNGPRFVPNPYLRRVTKGRPKMTRFLNEMDTRILRRPRRCRLCGAEGHSHSRCRQSAGANADEDAQ, from the exons ATGATCAGCAGGAAGTACTGTTGGGTTATAAGGAGATATAATGGTAGTCACACATGTACCCGAGCCACCATTTCACAAGATCATTCGAAGCTGGATTCTCTCACAATTGCAGAAGCGATAAAGCCATTGGTTGAGGCGGACCCTTCCTTAAAGGTAAAGTCGGTTATAGCAGAAGTGCAATCGAAGTTTAACTACACCGTTAGTTATCGGAAAGCATGGCTGGCTAAGCAAAGGGcagtagaaaaaatatttggaggtTGGAAAGCATCGTTTGAAGCGTTGCCTATATGGTTTGAGGCCATGTGTCATAAGGAGCCATCAGCTGTTGTCCATTTTGAGACTATGCCTGCATATCAAGGCGATGACTTGGTGGGTGATATTCGAGTACTGCATAGAATATTTTGGAGTTATTACCCCTGTATTAGGGCATTCAGATATTGTAAACCAGTTGTCCAGGTGGATGGGACTCACTTGTACAAAAAGTATAAGGGTTGTCTACTAGTGGCAGTTTCACAAGATGGCAACAACAATATCGTCCCAATTGCGTTTGCTATTGTGGAGGGAGAGACGTCTGATGCATGGCACTTTTTCCTTAGTAACCTTCGTCAACATGTTGTCACTCGGGATGGTGTGGGTCTAATATCCGACCGACACAAATCCATCAATGCAGCTGTCGAACGCAGTAACGGAGCTTGGTCACCTCCTAGAGCTTTTCATATGTTTTGCATCAGGCATATTGAGTCAAACTTTCTGCGAAAATTCAAGGCACCGTACCTCCAAAAATTGGTCGTCAACATTG GATATTCAAGGACGGTGCGGGAGTACGAAGTGCGTTACCAGCGATTACGGGAACGGGGCGAAGCGTATACAAACTGGTTAAACCGAATTCCTCGCGAACAATATGCATTGGCATTTGATGGTGGATACCGATGGGGTCACATGACGACGAATCTTGTGGAATGCATCAATTCAGTATTGAAGGGTGCACGCAATCTTCCAATAACTGCTCTTGTGAAGGCAACATTCTACAGGCTAAACGAGTTGTTCACCCGAAAAAGAGCGGAGGTAGAAGCGCGGATTAGTGCTGGCCATGTGTTCTCTGATGTCGTGACCTCGAAGTTGCATGCAAACCAACTTGCATCAGGAAACATTCAGGTCAGTTGCTTTGACCGCCTGAATGAGGTCTTTGAGGTGCGTGAGATGCCAAGTGGACTGGAGTTTGCAGTCGATCTACGTGGCCTTCGATGTGACTGTGGTGAGTTCCATGTGGATCGGATCCCTTGCAGATATGTGTTCGCATGTTGTGCCAACCAGCGACTGGATTGGAAACTGTATGTCCATGATGTGTATAAGATGGACCAAGTTCGGCGGGTGTACCGAGCAAGGTTTAGGCCACTAGGTAATCCTACAACATGGCCTGCTTACAACGGACCTCGGTTCGTACCGAATCCGTACCTTAGACGCGTCACGAAAGGTCGCCCCAAGATGACCCGCttcttgaatgagatggacACGCGAATATTACGTCGTCCTAGGCGATGTAGGCTATGTGGAGCTGAGGGACATAGTCATAGCAGATGCCGTCAGTCAGCTGGTGCAAATGCCGACGAAGATGCTCAATAG